A portion of the Camelus dromedarius isolate mCamDro1 chromosome 35, mCamDro1.pat, whole genome shotgun sequence genome contains these proteins:
- the LOC116155458 gene encoding LOW QUALITY PROTEIN: olfactory receptor 8K1-like (The sequence of the model RefSeq protein was modified relative to this genomic sequence to represent the inferred CDS: inserted 2 bases in 2 codons): MNHMEKHNHTAVSKVTEFILLGLTDSPGLQVPLFGIFLVIYLVTVMGNLGMVILTHLDSKLHTPTYFFLRHLSITDLGYSTVIGPKMMVNFVVHKNTVSYYSCATQLAFFEVFIITELFILSAMAYDCYIAICKALLYRVIMAEKVCWGLVLTAYLHGTFVSLFLTIKLFQLSCDSNIIKYFYCDXLCSDTHELQLIILIFSGCNLLSSLLIVLVXYMFILVTILRMSSTGGRYKAFSTCSSHLTVVVVFYGTLLFINLQPKSSHAFAIDKTASVFYTLVIPMLNPLIYSLRNKEIKDALKRTLTDRCKNPH, from the exons ATGAACCATATGGAGAAACATAACCATACTGCAGTATCCAAAGTGACAGAATTTATTCTCCTGGGGCTCACTGACAGCCCAGGGCTGCAGGTGCCTCTTTTTGGAATCTTCCTAGTCATATACTTGGTCACAGTGATGGGCAATCTGGGCATGGTTATATTGACCCATTTGGACTCCAAGCTACATACTCCCACGTACTTTTTCCTTAGACATTTGTCGATTACTGATCTTGGTTACTCCACTGTCATTGGCCCCAAAATGATGGTCAACTTTGTGGTGCACAAAAATACAGTTTCCTACTATTCGTGTGCCACCCAGCTAGCCTTCTTTGAGGTTTTCATCATCACTGAACTGTTCATCCTATCAGCAATGGCCTATGATTGCTACATCGCCATCTGCAAGGCTCTTCTCTACAGGGTCATCATGGCAGAGAAAGTGTGTTGGGGGCTGGTACTTACTGCCTATCTCCATGGCACATTTGTGTCACTATTTCTCACCATTAAGTTATTTCAGTTGTCCTGTGATTCTAACATCATCAAGTACTTTTACTGTG TGCTCTGCTCCGACACACATGAGTTACAATTGATCATTTTGATCTTTTCAGGGTGCAATTTGCTCTCTTCCCTCTTGATTGTTCTTG ATTACATGTTTATTCTTGTGACCATTCTCAGAATGAGCTCAACGGGGGGAAGATACAAAGCCTTCTCCACTTGCAGTTCCCATCTGACAGTGGTGGTCGTGTTCTATGGGACATTATTGTTTATTAACCTGCAACCCAAATCCAGCCACGCTTTTGCTATTGATAAAACGGCCTCTGTGTTTTACACCCTAGTGATTCCTATGCTGAATCCATTGATCTATAGCCTgaggaacaaagaaataaaagatgctcTGAAGAGAACCTTAACTGATCGATGCAAAAATCCCCATTAA